One Lacunisphaera limnophila DNA window includes the following coding sequences:
- a CDS encoding DUF2264 domain-containing protein, with amino-acid sequence MSDLPPAYRHWQDAARRLLEPLAGLMQPGRADLPLAGAPSDHDAQADRLESFARPLTLAAFWLQSAPHPEDAALRAQLARWFRAGLVAGTDPAHPQYWGPDASYHQHHVEMGLLAIALQLAPRDLWAPLAPTDQAQVLRWFATCRGGGIVNNNHLFMSVHILEFLGTQGAAHRTDRAVITAHLNQLETMHRGGGWFEDGINQAYDHYNAYAFHFYGLMWTHLHGPADPARATRWRDWARLFVADYQHFFAASGEHPAFGRSITYRFNCLNVFGLALAEACTDLAPGLLRRLCTRNLDFFLSRPIYTAQGALAPGFTDVFPRIIEPYSAPASPYWAAKGFTPLLLPPDHAFWHDPEQPLPAERGFVRVMPAPGLVTRSLPDGEVEILNAGSMVGNTQLRYGAWKWSKLSYRTGVHFCYAFPEISAVSPDSALTARVDDGRVFGRHSTVAVELADDHLGYSWNLGAKTGQVNTSVETFVFWRAGWLLHVHRYEARQPVVLSLGGFALPLTAPPVERAALTAFSPDHRGTALQPLLGFTATDWDTRLDDTTERRHVAAPYHVTPIATTHRHDGPGLLAALSWSGSDRAASAPWQILAAPAGTWKLHHPKLGDWDLRHWSLPALS; translated from the coding sequence AGGACGCCGCCCGCCGCCTGCTCGAACCGCTGGCCGGCCTCATGCAGCCGGGCCGGGCCGACCTGCCGCTGGCCGGCGCACCCTCCGACCACGACGCCCAGGCCGACCGGCTCGAGAGCTTCGCCCGCCCGCTGACGCTGGCCGCATTCTGGCTGCAGTCGGCGCCGCACCCGGAGGATGCCGCGCTCCGCGCGCAGCTCGCCCGCTGGTTTCGCGCCGGCCTGGTCGCCGGCACTGACCCCGCCCACCCGCAATACTGGGGGCCCGACGCCTCCTACCACCAGCACCACGTCGAGATGGGCCTGCTCGCCATCGCGCTGCAGCTAGCCCCGCGCGACCTCTGGGCTCCGCTCGCTCCCACCGACCAGGCGCAGGTGCTCCGCTGGTTCGCCACCTGCCGCGGCGGCGGCATCGTCAATAACAACCACCTTTTCATGTCGGTCCACATCCTGGAGTTCCTCGGAACCCAGGGGGCCGCGCATCGCACCGACCGCGCCGTCATCACCGCCCACCTCAACCAGCTCGAGACCATGCACCGCGGCGGCGGCTGGTTCGAGGACGGCATCAACCAGGCCTACGACCACTACAACGCCTACGCCTTCCACTTCTACGGCCTCATGTGGACCCATCTGCATGGTCCCGCGGACCCGGCCCGGGCCACCCGCTGGCGCGACTGGGCGCGCCTGTTCGTTGCCGACTACCAGCACTTCTTTGCCGCCAGCGGGGAACACCCGGCGTTCGGCCGCTCCATCACCTACCGTTTCAACTGTCTGAACGTCTTCGGCCTGGCCCTCGCCGAAGCCTGCACCGACCTCGCCCCCGGCCTGCTGCGCCGCCTCTGCACGCGCAACCTCGACTTCTTTCTCTCCCGCCCGATCTACACCGCGCAGGGCGCGCTGGCCCCCGGGTTCACTGACGTCTTCCCGCGGATCATCGAGCCGTATTCTGCCCCCGCTTCACCCTACTGGGCCGCCAAGGGCTTCACCCCGCTGCTCTTGCCGCCGGATCACGCCTTCTGGCACGACCCCGAACAACCCCTGCCCGCCGAGCGTGGCTTCGTCCGGGTCATGCCCGCGCCGGGCCTGGTCACCCGCAGCCTCCCCGACGGTGAGGTCGAGATCCTCAACGCCGGCTCCATGGTCGGCAACACCCAGCTCCGCTATGGCGCGTGGAAGTGGAGCAAGCTCAGCTACCGCACCGGGGTCCACTTCTGCTACGCCTTTCCCGAAATCTCGGCCGTCTCTCCCGACAGCGCGCTCACGGCCCGGGTCGACGACGGCCGCGTCTTCGGCCGTCACTCGACCGTCGCCGTCGAGCTCGCCGACGACCACCTCGGCTACAGCTGGAACCTCGGCGCCAAGACCGGCCAGGTGAACACCTCCGTCGAAACCTTCGTCTTCTGGCGCGCCGGCTGGCTGCTGCACGTCCACCGCTACGAGGCCCGCCAACCGGTCGTCCTCAGCCTCGGGGGCTTCGCCCTGCCGCTGACGGCTCCGCCGGTGGAACGCGCTGCCCTCACCGCGTTTTCCCCCGACCACCGCGGCACCGCCCTCCAGCCCCTCCTGGGTTTCACCGCCACGGACTGGGACACACGCCTCGACGACACCACCGAGCGCCGCCACGTCGCCGCCCCCTATCACGTCACGCCCATCGCCACGACCCACCGCCACGACGGCCCAGGCCTCCTCGCCGCCCTGTCCTGGAGTGGTTCCGACCGCGCGGCCTCCGCCCCCTGGCAAATTCTCGCCGCGCCCGCCGGCACTTGGAAACTCCACCACCCCAAACTCGGCGACTGGGATCTGCGTCACTGGTCGTTGCCCGCCCTTTCCTGA